Proteins co-encoded in one Azospirillum brasilense genomic window:
- a CDS encoding response regulator: protein MSQTFHVIVAEDDPVVAVTIAETLEERGFRVTIGRNGFDAFKIDQNDPADILITDLRMPHFDGTSLIARMQEQRPELPILVTTGYSDNLPKEEPGQLSVVQKPFSEDSIVRAVQSLLGVA from the coding sequence ATGTCCCAGACCTTTCATGTGATCGTTGCCGAGGACGACCCCGTCGTCGCGGTCACCATTGCCGAAACCCTGGAGGAGCGCGGTTTCCGCGTGACCATCGGGCGCAACGGGTTCGATGCCTTCAAGATCGACCAGAACGATCCCGCCGACATCCTGATCACCGACCTGCGCATGCCGCATTTCGACGGCACGAGCCTGATCGCCCGCATGCAGGAGCAGCGCCCCGAACTGCCCATCCTGGTCACCACCGGCTACAGCGACAACCTGCCCAAGGAGGAGCCGGGCCAGCTCTCCGTCGTCCAGAAGCCCTTCTCCGAGGACAGCATCGTCCGGGCGGTGCAGAGCCTGCTCGGGGTCGCCTGA
- a CDS encoding TadE/TadG family type IV pilus assembly protein, translating to MRTAFLPTPVRPAACLLASLGAVRRDRRGATALMFAAAAVPLLGMVGLAVDYGRAFLVQSRLQTAIDAGALAAGKMLSSSADAQKDIAMFVAANLPPGFLGAAIGTPAVTLDQTNQRVGVSVTATLPTTFLRVLRVNQLTISVTNQVQRANAGLELALVLDVTGSMATNNRIGELRSAATDLVNILFGPGSTPPKNLWVSIAPYAAEVNIGKTRTSWLAAGSYDATKWASQGWRGCVLARTQPQDQTDTPPASAPFKPFWYPNNQYNGNNNDNPWTPNNITDDGTYRQTNDMAGPNLGCPPAVMPLTNDRSALLSKIAGLKPVNRGGTMANQGLQAGWFTLSPKWRGLWGGTTPNTLPLDYGTPDMSKAVVLLTDGNNEWYKYKPQGDYTSYQRLSDGLLGTTNTNQVTTAIDNRMLTLCTNMKAAGITLFTITVGDSASSATRTLYQSCASPGPNHYFDSPTPADLQTVFRTIAGQLSNLRIIR from the coding sequence ATGAGGACAGCCTTCCTGCCCACCCCCGTCCGGCCCGCAGCCTGCCTGCTCGCGTCTCTGGGAGCGGTGCGGCGGGACCGCCGGGGCGCCACCGCGCTGATGTTCGCCGCCGCCGCGGTGCCGCTTCTGGGCATGGTCGGGCTGGCGGTGGACTACGGCCGGGCCTTCCTGGTGCAGTCGCGGCTCCAGACCGCCATCGACGCCGGGGCGCTGGCCGCCGGCAAGATGCTGAGCTCCTCGGCGGACGCCCAGAAGGACATCGCCATGTTCGTCGCGGCCAACCTGCCGCCGGGCTTCCTCGGCGCGGCCATCGGCACCCCGGCGGTGACCCTGGACCAGACGAACCAGCGCGTCGGCGTCTCCGTCACCGCCACCCTGCCGACGACCTTCCTGCGCGTCCTGCGGGTCAACCAGCTCACCATCTCCGTCACCAACCAGGTGCAGCGCGCCAACGCCGGGCTGGAGCTGGCTCTGGTGCTCGACGTCACCGGCTCGATGGCGACCAACAACCGCATCGGGGAGCTGCGCAGCGCCGCCACCGACCTCGTCAACATCCTGTTCGGGCCGGGCAGCACGCCGCCGAAGAACTTGTGGGTCTCCATCGCCCCCTACGCGGCGGAGGTCAACATCGGCAAGACCCGGACGAGCTGGCTGGCGGCGGGCAGCTACGACGCCACCAAATGGGCCTCCCAGGGCTGGCGCGGCTGCGTCCTGGCGCGCACCCAGCCGCAGGACCAGACCGACACGCCGCCGGCCTCCGCCCCCTTCAAGCCCTTCTGGTACCCGAACAACCAATACAACGGAAACAACAACGACAACCCCTGGACCCCCAACAACATCACCGACGATGGCACCTACCGCCAGACCAACGACATGGCCGGACCGAACCTCGGCTGCCCACCGGCGGTCATGCCGCTGACCAACGACCGTTCGGCCCTGCTGTCCAAGATCGCCGGGCTGAAGCCGGTGAACCGCGGCGGCACCATGGCGAACCAGGGGCTTCAGGCCGGATGGTTCACCCTGTCGCCGAAATGGCGCGGCTTGTGGGGCGGCACGACGCCGAACACGCTGCCGCTCGACTACGGTACGCCGGACATGTCCAAGGCGGTGGTCCTGCTGACCGACGGCAACAACGAGTGGTACAAGTACAAGCCCCAAGGCGACTACACCAGCTACCAGCGCCTCAGCGACGGGCTGCTGGGCACCACCAACACCAACCAGGTGACCACGGCGATCGACAACCGCATGCTGACGCTGTGCACCAACATGAAGGCGGCGGGGATCACCCTGTTCACCATCACCGTCGGCGACAGCGCCAGCAGCGCCACCCGCACCCTCTACCAGAGCTGCGCCTCGCCCGGCCCGAACCACTATTTCGACAGCCCGACGCCGGCGGACCTGCAGACGGTGTTCCGCACCATCGCCGGCCAGCTCAGCAACCTGCGGATCATCCGCTGA
- a CDS encoding AraC family transcriptional regulator: MSEERFAFAASDAREPIIIAIYETQAEHRALGLHSHPRGQLSGLRRGLLTIGTETDTWVVPADHAVWLPPHQPHHGYTHGAVEGWSCYIAETACATLPDRPCIIKVSGLLREAVIRASGWQGSELDEAQWRLAMVLLDELRASPIDPFTLPMPRDPRLLRIARALLDDPGDRRGMDAWAAWAGVSERTLSRRFVAETGHSYTAWRQRARLMRALEMLAEGASVTTVSIDLGYDSVSAFIALFKRTLGVTPSAYFG; encoded by the coding sequence ATGTCCGAAGAACGGTTCGCTTTTGCCGCGAGCGATGCGCGCGAACCGATCATCATCGCCATCTACGAGACGCAGGCCGAACATCGTGCGCTGGGGCTGCACAGCCACCCGCGCGGCCAGCTCTCCGGCCTGCGCCGCGGCCTGCTCACCATCGGCACGGAGACGGACACCTGGGTGGTTCCCGCCGACCACGCGGTCTGGCTTCCGCCCCACCAGCCGCACCACGGCTACACCCACGGCGCGGTCGAGGGGTGGAGCTGCTACATCGCGGAAACCGCCTGCGCGACGCTGCCGGACCGGCCCTGCATCATCAAGGTGTCCGGCCTGTTGCGCGAGGCGGTGATCCGCGCCTCCGGATGGCAGGGGTCGGAACTGGACGAGGCGCAATGGCGCCTTGCCATGGTCCTCCTCGACGAACTCAGGGCCTCGCCCATCGACCCCTTCACTCTGCCGATGCCGCGCGATCCGCGCCTTCTCCGGATTGCGCGGGCCTTGCTCGACGATCCCGGGGATCGGCGCGGCATGGATGCCTGGGCCGCGTGGGCGGGCGTGTCCGAGCGGACGCTGAGCCGCCGCTTCGTGGCGGAGACCGGCCACAGCTACACCGCGTGGCGGCAGCGGGCGCGTCTGATGCGCGCGCTGGAGATGCTGGCCGAGGGCGCGTCGGTGACGACCGTGTCCATCGACCTCGGCTACGACAGCGTCAGCGCCTTCATCGCCCTGTTCAAGCGGACGCTGGGCGTGACGCCATCGGCCTATTTCGGCTGA
- a CDS encoding MSMEG_1061 family FMN-dependent PPOX-type flavoprotein gives MIPQSFPSPTPDLDQLYDPPLEHVQKAVMTELISFHAAYLAKATFFCLATGRAAGLDASPRGGPPGFVRMLDSKTVAFADWPGNNRIESMRNLLEDDRLGMLFLFPGLDVFMRINGHGRVSDDAALRASLAEGTKIPKTAIVVSVEEVLFHCGKAVNRAKLWAPESRIGRGILPTPGQMLAAMTNQDASTAATIDAHYDHAMRNDLYG, from the coding sequence ATGATCCCGCAGAGTTTCCCCTCCCCAACGCCCGACCTCGACCAGCTCTACGACCCGCCTCTGGAACATGTCCAGAAGGCGGTCATGACGGAGTTGATCTCCTTCCACGCCGCTTATCTCGCCAAGGCCACCTTTTTCTGCCTCGCGACCGGTCGCGCTGCGGGTCTGGATGCCTCGCCGCGCGGCGGCCCGCCGGGCTTCGTCAGGATGCTCGACTCCAAAACGGTCGCCTTTGCCGACTGGCCGGGCAACAACCGGATCGAGTCCATGCGCAACCTGCTGGAGGACGACCGGCTGGGGATGCTGTTCCTCTTCCCGGGCCTGGACGTCTTCATGCGGATCAATGGGCACGGCCGCGTCTCCGACGACGCGGCTCTCCGCGCCAGCCTCGCCGAGGGGACAAAAATTCCCAAGACGGCCATCGTCGTGAGCGTGGAGGAGGTGTTGTTCCACTGCGGCAAGGCGGTGAATCGGGCCAAGCTGTGGGCGCCGGAATCACGGATCGGGCGCGGCATCCTCCCGACCCCCGGCCAGATGCTGGCCGCCATGACGAATCAGGACGCCTCCACCGCCGCGACGATCGACGCGCACTACGATCATGCGATGCGGAACGACCTCTACGGCTGA